The sequence ATGGGGCGTCGGCGCGCGCATCGGCGCCGCCATACGGTCATTCGCGCCGCCGACGGAAAGCCGCGGGCATACCGGCGACGGAACGCCGACAGGGCGGACAGTGCGCCCGCATATCCGCCGCGCCCATTGGCACGGTTTTTGGACGGGCGCGAGAAAAGAGCCGGAAAAGCGGCGCTTCGTACACCGTTGGATACCGCCGATCCCGATAAACGTCCGACCGGACGACGAACTGCCGGCGGTGATACGGGCGGTGAAGAAAAATAAAGGAGAAGCAAAATGATAAAGTATTTTCCAGTTTCAGCGTTAAGCGACAAAGATAAAAAAATAATCATAAAGAAATTCCCGCTCGCCGGCACGCCGGCCGAAGCGGATTATACCGGCGACGGTACAGTGTTTCTCGTCGTCGTGCAGGGGCGTCCCGCGAAAATGTTCTACCCGCTCAAAAACAGAGAGGGGACGCCGGAGCTGCCGGAGGAGTTCTTCGTGAACATACACCCTGAAGCGGAGGGGCTGACCAACATCTATCTTGGCAGGGTGTCGGGCGGCGTATTTTTCGCCATGCGCCGACTTGAGGAAAAAGAAAAATCCTCCGTAACTGATGAATACATGTCCGTCTCCAGCGCGGCGCAGATTATCGGCGTCACGCGGGCGCATTTGTCGCATCTCTGCGCGAAAGGCCGCGTTCCCGGCGCCCAGCGCATCGGGCGCTTCTATCTCGTGCCGCGCGAATGGGTGGCGGCGCGCGTGCTGGCTCGAGTCGGCAGCGTCACGCGCGCCGAAGCGGCACGGCGCCTGGGCGTATCCCGCCAGTATGTAGGGCAGCTCGTTCGGTCTGGCAAGCTGGAAACCGCCGACGATGGGCGCGTAATACTGGACTCGCTTGCGCGCCTGATGGCGGAGCGGGAAGGAAAATAAAATCGGGGCGGAATCTCCTTCATTTAGAGGTGTTGATTTTCTCAACGGCCTCTTTTTTCTTTTCCTCATAACCACGAGAGCGATTTCTCCTATGTAAAACTATAGTAAGCATAAAAAACTGACGGTAGAAAACACGGTAGAAAAAAAGAAAAAATCTATTGAAAATAAAAAGCGCCGGCGCGAAAAGCCACGCCGGCGCTTAATCTTCATGGTGGAGATAAGGGGATTCGAACCCCTGACCTCTTGAATGCCATTCAAGCGCTCTCCCAACTGAGCTATATCCCCATAGACAACGTGAGAAATTATACAGACTCCTGCCGGCGCTGTCAAGAATTTTCTGTGCGGCCGGCGGCGGTTGATTGCAAAAGCTAAACTCTACCCCCAAAGGCTTAGGGCGTTGCGTCAGCTTCTGCAAGTGAAGCGAATTTTCATTCGCTCCTTTTGCCTTTTTTGAAGCGTTAGTTTCGCAGCTCTTGGTTTTGCGGGAAATCTTTTCAAAAGCGGCTTTCGATGTTATTATGTTAGATAAAATCTAATAGAAGATGAGGTCTGAAACGATGGAAAAGTGCGCGTGCCGTGGTTCGTTTCTTGAGAGATTCATCCAACCGTCGATACTGTTGCTTCTCAGCAAAAAGCCGATGCACGGCTTTTCGATCCTGAAAAGCCTCTACAAAAGCGACCTGATGGATTACAGCTCGCTGGACCCGACCGGACTCTATAGGATGCTGAAGAAGATGGAGGAGGCCGGTCTGCTCAGCTCTGAAGTCGAAAATGAAAACGGCCTGCAGGGAAGGCGCGTCTATTCGATAACGCAGGAGGGGCGCGTCTGCCTTGTGTTCTGGAGGGCGACGCTGCTCGACTATCAGAAGAAGATCGTGCGGCTCGCGGAGGCGATACCGGAGAACGTGGAGGACGGCCTCGAATAAGCGAAGGGGCACAGCAGGCGTAAAGCGGATTTCCGCGAATGCAGAGCCGCAATATAATAAATTCCGGAGATGATGGTAATGTCTGCAAACGGCGGCGATGAGAGGAGCTTCGAGGCTGTCACGGCGAGCTGCGTCAAATATTTCGGCGCGCCGCAGGGAAGGCACCCGATGGAGATAGTGCGCGAGGTGATGGACGACGTGAATTTTCCGATGCACAATTTCGCGCACCACTATCTCGTGCCGGCGGTGCTGCTTGCCGCGATGAGCGTGAGGGACGGCTCGACGGCCGAGAGCTTTGAGAAGAGGCTCGCCGAGACGGCGAAGCGCGCGAAGAACGTGCTTCCGGCGTTCTGCGGCTTCTACGGCGCTTGCGGAGCGGCGGTCGGCTGCGGGATTTTCATGAGCGTCTACACCGGCACGACGCCGCTGTCGAAGGATACGTGGTCCTTATGCAATTACGCGACGTCGGGCGCGCTCGAAAAGATGGCGGATATCGGCGGCCCGCGTTGCTGCAAGAGGAACACCTTCACGGCGCTCAAATTCATGAAGCAGTACATAGCCGACAATCTGTCCGCCGAGCTCGACCTGCCGGAGGAGATCGAGTGCGGCTACAGCAAGTTCAATGCCGAGTGCATCAAAAAGGATTGCCCGTACTACAAAGAGGAGGGCGAATAGATGAAGAAATCCCTTATCCTTGCCGTTCGGCATAAGCCTCCCTTTCGTTCACAGCGAAGGGTGCCGACCTGGTGATCTACGGCGGCACGATAACCGAGGGAAGCCAGGACGTGACGCTGTCGACCTCGTTCCTGTTGTTGACGATGGCTGAAATGATTGGGGCGTCGAGCGGCCTCGGCTATTTTATAAAGAATTATTTCGACTACGCCAATTATACGAACGTGATAGCGGGTATAATTCTTATCGGCATCGTCGTGAGAGTTTTGAACGTTTTTCTTTCCTTCGCAGAGAGGCGTCTGATAAAGTGGAAGGAATAGCGAAAGCACCGGGCGTCAAAAAATATATTATAGAAAGGCACTGAAGCGGCATGTCCAGAAGAATAGTGATGATGGACGGGGCTGTCGGAACCAGCCTCTGGGAAAAAGCGGAGAAAAAGGTGTCGGTGTGGCACTACAACATCGAAGAGCCGAAGATAGTCGCCGAGCTGCACTCCGAATATCTTGCGGCGGGCTCGCAGATAATCCTCGCCAACACCTTCGCCGCCAACGGCGCGGAGGTGGCTCGCGACAGCTCCTACACGGTCAGGCAGGTCGTGGGCACCGGTGTAAGGATCGCGAAGGAGACGATCAACGGAAAGGCGAAGGTCGGGCTCGCTATCGGACCTCTGACCGGCTTGCTGAAGCCCTTCGGCGAGATCACGGCCGACCGGGCGAAGGAGCTCTTCGAGGAGCAGATCGGCTGCGGAATGGAAGAAGGGCCTGACCTCATTTACATTCAAACCTTCATGGACCTCGAGATGATGAAGATAGCGATTCGCGCCGCGAAGCATTACGACGTGCCCGTGCTCTGCTCGATGAGCTTCATGGGCGGAGTGAACGCCGCCGGCAAAAAGCCGAAAAAGGCTCACACGATGATGGGCAACTCCGTCAAGGATATAGTGGACGCCGCCGTCGAACTCAAGGTGGACGCGATAGGCATCAACTGTTCGATGGGCCCCGTCGACGCGCTGCCGGTGCTCAGGGAGTACAGGGAAACCACCGATCTGCCGCTGGTCTTCAAGCCGAACGCGGGAAAGCCGAAGATGGGCGACGGGCAGGCGGCCGGCGCCGAGTTCGACATCGAAACCTTCGCCGACGACGTGCTGCCCGCGGTGGACGCCGGAGCGACGTACATCGGCGGCTGCTGCGGCTCCAACCCGGCCTACATCAAGCGCCTCGCCGAAAAGGTCAGGGCGAAGCTGGAAGCCGAAGGCTAAAAAATAAAATTTCGCACAGGTACGACGCGCCGCGGTCAAAAACGCGGCGCGCCCTTTTTGCCTGAATAAAACTCCCGGCTAAGCTGGGAGATCCTTTTTTGTCGTCAGACAGGCGCGAAAATTTTTCCGGTGTCCGTGCCTGATAAGTTTTTTAATCGTCCGCCTCCGTGGCGGCGATATTTTTCTCCTCTTCCGGCGCGGCGCACTATAAAATAGTGTATATAAGAGTATAAATATATACTGTAACAGATTATAATGTTAAAATATACTTGAACATTCGCTTGAATGTTAATATAATAATTGAAGTATAGGGTTTTTAAAATAAATATTTCAATTATAGTTTTTTGGGCTTAGAACAGAAGCGGAACGGACAGGGGGCTTGGGCATGTACACCGCGAATGAAGCACAGCTGAAGGCGTTTAAGAAGGAGCACGCTTATCTGAAGACAAAGCTCGACCTTGGGAAGGAGATACTTTGGTTAACAAGATCTGAATGCATCAAGGCGGGGCCGAGCGTCGAGGAAACGCTCGCTATAGTGAAGGACGCGATGACAGCGCACGGGAAGAAAGAGTACGAGATGCCGGCAAAGATAGGAATACATCCCTTCGAGGACGTATTTTTCCATGCGATGCCGGCCTACGTCCCCGGCAAAACGGCCTGCGGTATGAAATGGATAGAGTGCTTCCCACGCAACCCGCGAGAATATGAGCTGCCGCAGACTACGGGGCTGCAGATAATGAACGACGTGATGACGGGCGTGCCGGTCGCCGTTATGGACTGTACGTGGCTGACCGCGATGAGGACCCCGGCCGTCACGGCGCTCGCGGCCGCCGCGCTGCATCCGGATGCAAAGACCTTCGGCATGTTCGGCTGCGGCGTGCAGGGTGTCGGGCACGTCCGCTTCGTCGCGAAGACGCTGAAGAAGCTTGAGCGCATATATATCTACGACAAATATCCGGAGTGCATGGACCGGCTGATGGCGCAGGTGCGCGGCGAGGTCGGCGTGCCGATAGTCAAGGCGAAGAGCGTTGAGGAGGCCGTCAAGAGCTGTGAGGTGCTGAGCTCTGCGACGTTCATCGTGCGCAAGCCGATGGCTATCGCGAAAAAGGAATGGGTACGGAAGGGGCAGACGATTCTGCCGTGCGACCTCAACACTTTCTGGGAACCGTCGATCGCGCTTGAGGCGGACAAGTATATCGTCGACAGCTCCGACGAGCACGAGCTCTTCAATGAAATGGGCTACTTCCCCGACGGGCTGCCGAAAATTTTCTGCGAGACGGGCGAGATGCTTGCCGGACTGAAGGAGGGGCGCGCGAAGCGCGGCGAATTGATAGTCTGCAGCAACATAGGAATTTCCACGAACGACATAGCAATGGGTCAAGCGATTCTTTCGCGCGCCCTCGAAATGGGAATCGGCACGAAGATGAAGCTGTAGCGCGGGTGTCTTTTAAGGGCCGGATTTTTTTGAGCGGCGCGTCCGGCATGGGTGGGTCGGCCCAGTTGTCGTGTACGCCTATTTGTTATCAGGCGGCCGCGCGCCGCCTGATATCTGTTTGCCTGAATAAAACTCCAGGCTAAGCCGGGAGTTCCTTTTGCGCGGCGCTGGCCGAAAAATACTTGAGAAAACCGCTGAAAGCCGCTGAATTATATGTTATGTCGGCGGCATTCTGCTATAATTACGGAAACAATAAAATATTGTCTCTCAGGGGAAGGGAAACCGGTGCGTATTTTCTATGCCGGTGCGGCCCCGCCACTGTAGCTCGGACGAAAGCGAAAGGATGCCACTGGATTTTTCCGGGAAGGCTCGCGATTAGGATGAAGGGAAGCCAGGAAACCTGCCTGTGAGAGCTCAAGGGGGGATCCGTTTGCGCGGGCGAACGTCTTCACAGCAGGCTCGGAGTTTATGGGCCTGCTGCCGGCAGACACGGTAAGGACACGGGGGATCGCTTCCGGGTCTTTTTTTATGGGCTCCGGAACTTTTTCCGGATAGGTTTTGAAAGGACGGTAAAGAATCGTGAAATCATTTGTAATAGCGCTCGTAACGTTTACACTCGTAATGTCAGGCGTCGCCTACGCCGGCGCGCCGAAGGACAAGCCGGACAAAAAGGGCGTCCTGATCGTCGCCTTCGGCACCTCGATGCCGGATGCGAGAAAGGCGATCGACAACCTCGTCAATTCCGCTAAGGCGGCCTTCCCGGGGACGGAGGTGCGCCTCGCCTATACGTCGAACATCATCCGTAATAAGATAGCCAAGGAGCAGAAGGTCAATATCCCGACGCCGACGTCGGCCCTCGCTCAGATGAACGACGAAGGTTTCACCCACGTATACGTGATGCCGACGCATATCATACCCGGGGAAGAGTACGACGACATTTCGGGCGTGGTTAACGGCTTCGCGGCGATAAAGGGAAAGTACGAATTCAGGGAGCTGAAGCTCGCGCGCCCCTATCTCTCGTCAGCCGACGACTGCGACGCGATGGCCGATATCCTTGTAAAGCGCTTCGCGAAGGATCTCGCGAACGCCGGGACGGAGATCGTCCTTATGGGGCACGGCACGCCGCATCACGCGGCAAACGCCATGTACAGCCAGCTTCAGCTCTCGCTCGATAAGAAGGCCCCCGGGCGCTTCACGCTCGGCACAGTAGAAGCGGCGCCGATGATCGAAGACGTCGTCGCGCGCCTCAAACACAACACAGCCGTAAAGTCGCTCGTTATTTCGCCTCTCATGATCGTTGCGGGCGATCACGCTAACAACGACCTCGCCGGCAGGGATGACCCCGAGTCATGGTACAACCAGCTGAAGGGTGCCGGCTACAAGGATATCAAGGCACACTTGGTCGGGCTCGGGGAGGATGAAGGGATAGCGAAGCTCTTCGTAGCAAAGATAAAGGATATGATGAAATAAAAATGACCGACGCCGAAGAGCTTTCGAGGCACAGGGGAAAACTCAGCGGCAAGCGCCTGCGGTTGGCGGCGCTGCTCTGCCTGCTGCTCTTTATCTCCGCGCTTTGGAGGCTCGGCGCGGGCGAATGGGACATACCGGCCGCCCGCGTCGCGGCGCTGTTGAATCCCTTTTTGGACGAAAGCATGGGCGCGTCGCCGGAGGCTCTTGTCGTAAGGAGCATCCGGCTGCCCCGCTTTTTTGCCGCCGTCGGCTGCGGCGGGCTTCTCGCCGCGTCCGGAGCGGTGCTCCAGGGGTTGCTTACTAACGCGCTCGCAGAGCCCTATACGCTCGGGATTGCGGCGGGTGCGGCGTTCGGAGGCGCGCTCGGCTTTTTTCTCGACTCGTATGCGGTGGTGCCGATGGCTTTTTTAGGCGCGATGTCCTCGCTGTGGCTCGTCAGCCTCATAGCCGCGCGCAGCGGAGGAGGCGCGTCCAGCATCGTTCTCGCCGGCGTCGTCATGAACGCGATACTCTCCGCCGGCGTGACGTTCCTCAAGGCGATCGCGGACGACCGCCTCGGAGCGATAGTCCTCTGGCTGATGGGCAGCCTTTCGGGGGCGTCGCCGTCGGCGGCCGTCATAGTCTGGTGCTCGTCTCTTATATTGTTCGTCCCCGCCTTTGTCTGCGCGCGCCAGATCGACGCCTGCTCGCTCTCCGAGGGGCAGGGCGAACTGCTCGGCGTCGAGGAGAAGAAGCTGCGCGCGCTGCTGCTTGCCGTTTCATCGCTCGCCACCGCCGCGGTAGTCAGCTTTTTCGGGATAATCGGCTTCGTCGGGCTCGTCGTGCCGCATCTTACGCGCTCCTTTATCGGGCCTTCGACGCGGCCGCTGCTCGTCTTCTGCTTCCTCGGCGGCGGGCTGCTGCTCGTGCTCGCGGACGGAGCCGCGCAGGCGATGGGCGAGCTTCCGGTCGGCGTCATCACCGCGCTGATAGGCGGCCCCTTCTTCTGCTGGATATTGATTCGCGGAAAGGCCGGCGCGTGAAGCTCTACGCGTTCAGCGGCCTCAGCGCCGGATACGGCGGGAAAACGGTGATAGACGGCATAAGCGGCGGAATAGAGCGTGGCAGGATCACGGCGCTTATCGGGCCGAACGGAGGGGGCAAGAGCACGCTGCTGCGCACGCTCGGCGGGCTCGGACGCTACGGAGGCAGCCTGTCTTTCGGCTCCAGGGAGGTAAAGGATATCCCGCGCCGCGATTTCGGCCGCATGGTCGGCTTCCTGCCGCAGAGCACGAGCGTCAGGGCGGCCTTTTCGGTATACGAGGTCATCTCGCTCGGGCGCCTCCCCTTCCACGGCGCGCTCGAACCGATGAGACGGCAGGACGACGCGATAGTCCTTGAAAGCGCGGAGCTTGCCGGCGTAGAACATCTGCTTTTCCGCACGGTGACGGAGCTTTCCGGAGGAGAGAGGCAGCGCGTGCTCTTCGCGATGACGCTCGCTCAGAGGCCGGGGACCTTTCTGCTCGACGAGCCGACCTCGGCGCTCGACCCGAACCATTCGCGCCGGATATTCGAGCTGCTGCGCGAACTCGCGGCGGAGGGCAGAAGCGTAGTCGCCGCGGTGCACGACCTCAACAGCGCGATATCGTACTGCGACGACTTTATAGCGCTCAAGGACGGTAAGATCAGAGCCTGCGGCCCGGTAGGATTGCTCGACGGAGACATCCTGCGCGGGCTTTACGGGATAAATTTCCGCCGCTACAGATCGGAGGATGGCAAAATCGCATGGCACCCAGAATAATCTTATATATTCTCATTATGTTTATGCTCTCGCCCTTCCGCGCCGACGCGGAGGCGAGGCGCATAGTCTCACTCTATCCGGGGCATACCGACAATATCGTCGCTCTCGGCGAAGAAAAGCGCCTGGTCGCGATATCCAAAAACGACGACGGCGAGACGCTTCCGCAGCTGAAACGCTTCTCGGCGAGAAGCAGCGCCGAGGAAATACTGGCCCTTAAGCCGGATTTGGTTTTGACGCGCGGCCTGGCTGAGCGCCAAAACCCGCAGCTGCGCAGCGTGCTCGAGCGCGCCGGCGTGCGCGTCGTCTCGATAGAGCCGCCTCAGTGGGACGATTTCGCGTCGTATCTCAGGGAGCTCGCGGAGCTCATAGGCTGCGACCCGGAGGCCGCCGAAGCCAAGCTCAAAAAAATCCGCAAATCGATAGCGGCCGAAGCGTCGAAGAGATCGAAGGGCAAAAAGCCCGCGGTCTTCGTCGAAGCCACCGCGAAGGAGCTGCACACTTGTTCGCCGGGATCGTGGGCCGCAAAGCTTATCGAGCTTGCCGGCGGCAGGAACGCGGCCGCCGACGCGAAGCCGATCAGAAGCGGCAGCGCGATAGCCCCCTACGGCCTCGAGAGGATACTGAAGGCCGCGGCGGCCAGAGAGATAGACGTCTACATCGTGCAGCGCGGCGCGATGAACGCGGCCGACATGGACGCGCTCGCCGCGCGCCCGTGGTATACGGCGCTGAAGGATATCAAAACGGCTGTCGTGCCGGAAAACGAACTGAGCCGCCCCTCGCTGCTCGGCCTCGAAGCCGGCGGCAGACGGCTTATCAAAATATTTTACGGCGAGTGAGAGATATGAGATTTACCGTCGTCGGAGTCGGTCCTGGGGATCCTGAGCTCGTCACGCTCAAGGCGCTGCGCGCGATAAAAAGCGCGGACGTCGTTCTGACTCCCTATTCGCCGCGCGGAAAGTTCTCCGTGGCCGAGCGCATAGTGCGCGAGAGTCTCCCGGAAGTGGAAGTAGTGCCGATCGCCTTCCCGATGTTGACCGACGACGCAGAGCGCGAAAAATTTCTGATCGGCGAACTCGAAAGAATCGGCGCCGCCTGGCGCGGCAAAGAGAGCGTCGTCCTGCCGGTCATCGGCGACTCGGCGCTCTACGCGACCGGCTCTTACCTCTTCAGCGCGTGGAGGAAGCTCGTGCCGGCACTGGAGCTCTCTTTAGTGCCTGGAATCTCGGCGCATCAGCTCGCGGCGTCGCGCGTCGGCGCGTTTCTCGCTATGGGGACGGATATTTTTTCCGTCATCCCCTGCACCGACGACGAGGGGAGCGTCGTCTCGGCTCTGTTGCGCGCGGATTCCGCTGCGCTCTATAAGCCCTGCGTCTTGAAGGAGGCTCTGCCCGGCGTCGTTTCGAAGGCGGGCCCGTGGCGGCGCGTCGTGAGGATAGACCGCGCGGGGCTCGAGGACGAAAAAATTTATGAAGGCGCGGCCGCTCTCGAGGCGGCCTGCGAATATCTTTCGATACTGCTTCTCTGGCGGCGCTGAATGGACTGGTCGGGACTTGCCGCGGGAGAGCTGCGGCTCACCTTCGACATTCTTTTCGGCCTTCTGATAGGCTTCGCGGTGCTGAAGAGCGGCGTTGCGGACAAGTTGATGCGGCGCCTCGTGCCGTACCTGAGCAAGGCCGGCATCTGCCCGTCGCTCGGCATGGCGCTGACGCTGAGCTTAGGCTCCGCCAAGGCGGGGGCGGCGTTCGTGGCGTCGGCTCTCGACAACGGCAGGATATCGCGGCGTTCCGCCAAGTGGGGGACCCTGCTTCTGTCGTTTCCCGCCTACCTGCACAGATGGCCGTCGACTATGGTGATGGCGGCTTCGATGGCCGGGCTCTCTGGCGCGATATTCGCGGCGATACTGCTGTTGCGCAGCGCGGCGCGCTTTGCGCTGATAATTTTCATACTGCGGCGAGAGCGCGCGGGCGACGACGTTGCTGCGGCGTTGCCGCCGGAATGCGAGGCCAAGGCCGTCCGCTTCAACATGCGGCTGCTGAGGAGCCTGCCGCTGGCGTGGCTCTTCTTCGCGATAGCGTATCTGCTCGTGCCCCAGGCCGAGAGTTTCATAAAGCAATGGCTGCTCGCCGGCAGCGCGCTGCCGCTGGCGGCCCTCGCCGTCGCCGCGGCTTCGATGGCTCACGTTTCGGCGGCGCTCGCGCTTGCCGGAGGAAGCCTCGCGGCGGGCGAGCTCAGCGTCGCGCAGGCCGTATTCGCGCTGCTGCTCGGCAACGGCCTCGGCGTCGTCACGAGAGTCTTTCGCTCCAACGCCGGCTATTATTTCGGCATTTTCAGCGGCGATATGGCAAAAGAGCTTCTTTTCTGGAATATCGTGACGACCTCCTTCTTCGCAGTGCTTTCGATAGTTATTGCGGCTCTGCCGCTTTTGTTATAAAAAATAAAAAATTTTATCCGCAGGGGTAATCAGCCATGAAGCCGAAAGAGATAGAACAAAAAAGCATGTGGATAATAGCGTCGGAGATGGGGGCGTGGCGCGGCGCGCCCGAGGAGCTCCCGATAGTGAAGCGCGTGATACATACGACCGCGGATTTCGACTTCGCGGAAAACATGCGTTTTTCCGCGGACGCCGTGAACGACGCGCGCGAAGCGCTGAAAAGGGGCGTCGCGATCGTCACGGACACGAATATGGCGGCGGCCGGAATCAACAAGGCGGCCTGCTCGCGCTTCGGCGTAGAGGTCGTCTGCCGCATGGCCGACCCTGCCGTGCGCGGCGAGGCGGAAGCGCGCGGAACGACGCGCGCGGCCGTGAGCATGGAGGCGGCCGCGGAGACGACGCCGGACGCTATCTTCGCGATAGGCAACGCGCCGACCGCGCTGCTGCGCCTCTGCGAGCTGATCGACGAAGGCAGATGCGCGCCGTCGCTCGTCATAGGCGTGCCGGTCGGCTTCGTCAACGTCGTCGAATCGAAGGAGCGCCTGCTCGCGGCGCATGTGCCTTATATAACCGCGCTCGGACGCAAGGGCGGCTCTTCGGTCGCCTCCGCGATAGTTAACGCGCTGCTCTATGGAATCGAATAAGAAACTTCGCGAGGGATATTCCACGGGGAGCTGCGCGGCGGCCGCCGCGAAGGCGGCGGCGCTGCGCGCCATGGGCGCCCCCTGCCCCGCCGCGGTGGAGGTAACGACGCCGGAGGATAAAATTTTCACGCTTCCGGTGAACGGCTATCACGACGGCAGCTGCGGCGTGGTGAAGGATGCGGGCGACGACGTAGACGCGACCGACGGCATCCTCATCAGGGCGGCGGTCGAACTTCTGCCGGGCGGCGAGATACTCTTTGAGGCCGGAGAGGGCGTCGGCAGCGTGACGCTGCCGGGGCTCAAGCTTCCCGTCGGAGAGCCGGCGATAAACCCCGTGCCGCGCGAGATGATCGAGCGCGCGGTGCGCGACGTGATAGGGGCGCGCGGCGCGCGCGTGACGATCTCGTCGCCGCAGGGCAGAGAAGTCGCGAAGAGGACGTTCAACCCAAGGCTCGGCATAGTCGGCGGCATTTCGATACTCGGCACCACGGGGCGCGTCAAGCCGATGGACGAGGCGTCGCTGCTCGAGTCGATGACGCTCGAGATCAACACGCACGCGGCGGCCGGAGAGAAAATAATCGCGGTCGCCTTCGCTGGCATGGGAGAGAAGGCGCTGCGGTGCGCTTACCGCATAACGAACCGCTCCGTCGTGCAGTGCGGGAACTACATCGGCCACGCGATAGACGAATCGGCGCGCCTCGGACTGAAGCGACTGCTGATCGGCGGACACCCGGGAAAACTGCTGAAGGTCGCGGCCGGCACTTTCAGCACTCACAACCGCGTCGGCGGAGGCTCTAAGGAGGCCCTCTGCGCCCAGGCCGCGATCGCCGGAGCCCCGCCGGATACGGTGAAGAGGCTGTACGAGTGCTCGACGTCGGAGGAGGCGCTTCACGCGGTGCGTGAAAGCGGGCTCGATTTTTTATGGGACATTCTGGCGCGCATCGCGGCGAAGCGCTGCGCCGAACGCGTCTTCGGAGATATAGAAGCAGCGGTCGCGTTCATCGACAACAATGCCAACATTCTCGGCGCGACTGAGAACGCTACCTCTTTTGCGGAGGAGATAAGAAATGAAAAATAAGCTTTACGTGCTCAGCGCCGGCCCGGGAGGCGCCGCGGAGCTCACGCCGGCCGTCAGGGAAGCGATCGCGGCGTCGCGCGCCGTGGCGGTTGCGCCGCGCCATCGTCATCTGGCCGCGGGGCATCCGAACGTCATAGAGATGAGTGACTTCAAGGAGACCTTCGAACGCCTGCGCGAAGAGCTGAAA is a genomic window of Synergistes jonesii containing:
- a CDS encoding membrane protein, producing the protein MDWSGLAAGELRLTFDILFGLLIGFAVLKSGVADKLMRRLVPYLSKAGICPSLGMALTLSLGSAKAGAAFVASALDNGRISRRSAKWGTLLLSFPAYLHRWPSTMVMAASMAGLSGAIFAAILLLRSAARFALIIFILRRERAGDDVAAALPPECEAKAVRFNMRLLRSLPLAWLFFAIAYLLVPQAESFIKQWLLAGSALPLAALAVAAASMAHVSAALALAGGSLAAGELSVAQAVFALLLGNGLGVVTRVFRSNAGYYFGIFSGDMAKELLFWNIVTTSFFAVLSIVIAALPLLL
- a CDS encoding precorrin-8X methylmutase; translated protein: MKPKEIEQKSMWIIASEMGAWRGAPEELPIVKRVIHTTADFDFAENMRFSADAVNDAREALKRGVAIVTDTNMAAAGINKAACSRFGVEVVCRMADPAVRGEAEARGTTRAAVSMEAAAETTPDAIFAIGNAPTALLRLCELIDEGRCAPSLVIGVPVGFVNVVESKERLLAAHVPYITALGRKGGSSVASAIVNALLYGIE
- the cbiD gene encoding cobalt-precorrin-5B (C(1))-methyltransferase CbiD; this translates as MESNKKLREGYSTGSCAAAAAKAAALRAMGAPCPAAVEVTTPEDKIFTLPVNGYHDGSCGVVKDAGDDVDATDGILIRAAVELLPGGEILFEAGEGVGSVTLPGLKLPVGEPAINPVPREMIERAVRDVIGARGARVTISSPQGREVAKRTFNPRLGIVGGISILGTTGRVKPMDEASLLESMTLEINTHAAAGEKIIAVAFAGMGEKALRCAYRITNRSVVQCGNYIGHAIDESARLGLKRLLIGGHPGKLLKVAAGTFSTHNRVGGGSKEALCAQAAIAGAPPDTVKRLYECSTSEEALHAVRESGLDFLWDILARIAAKRCAERVFGDIEAAVAFIDNNANILGATENATSFAEEIRNEK